A genomic segment from Lignipirellula cremea encodes:
- a CDS encoding LLM class flavin-dependent oxidoreductase — MEFFTFHLMPWDRLPDDFEEKYESAWTWLPNSLYEPKHGGELYNRYLDELVYADELGFDGVCVNEHHQNAYGTMPSPNLMASILARQTKNVKIAVVGNALPLYSPPTRVAEEFAMIDCISGGRLIAGLVVGGGPEYYSFTVNPTFARSMYHEAFDLVIRAWTEDGPFEHYGKHWKLKYVNPWPRPIQQPHPPIWIPGAGSKETIDFVAQRRYAYMGIPYFHIEFFKRNFDMFRDACEKYGYTADPNQLGWLLPTYVAETDEQAWEEYEQHLFFFAQKLLKGLVVFPPGYTSARSIAGINKALAKFLTSVKTRKEIEDGAYAIVGSPATVRDKISHYSKYLGVGNLLHLFQLGTLPADLTRNSMRLFAEEVMPALRKENQTAAA; from the coding sequence ATGGAATTCTTTACCTTTCATCTGATGCCGTGGGATCGGCTCCCGGACGATTTCGAAGAAAAGTACGAATCTGCCTGGACCTGGCTCCCTAACTCCTTGTACGAGCCAAAGCACGGCGGCGAGCTCTACAACCGGTATCTGGACGAGCTGGTCTACGCCGATGAGCTGGGTTTCGACGGCGTCTGCGTGAACGAACACCACCAGAATGCCTACGGCACCATGCCCAGCCCCAATCTGATGGCGTCGATCCTGGCCCGTCAGACCAAGAACGTCAAAATCGCTGTCGTCGGCAATGCGCTGCCGCTGTACAGCCCGCCCACCCGGGTGGCGGAAGAGTTCGCCATGATCGACTGCATCTCAGGCGGACGCCTGATTGCCGGTCTGGTCGTCGGCGGCGGCCCGGAATATTACAGCTTTACGGTCAATCCGACCTTCGCCCGCAGCATGTATCACGAGGCGTTTGACCTGGTGATTCGCGCCTGGACCGAGGATGGCCCGTTCGAGCATTACGGCAAGCACTGGAAACTGAAGTACGTCAATCCCTGGCCGCGGCCGATCCAGCAGCCGCATCCGCCCATCTGGATTCCGGGCGCCGGCAGCAAAGAGACGATCGACTTTGTCGCCCAGCGTCGTTACGCCTACATGGGAATTCCTTACTTTCACATTGAGTTTTTCAAACGCAACTTCGACATGTTCCGCGATGCGTGCGAGAAATACGGCTACACGGCCGACCCGAACCAGCTGGGCTGGCTGTTGCCGACCTATGTGGCCGAGACCGACGAGCAGGCCTGGGAAGAGTACGAACAGCACCTGTTCTTCTTTGCGCAAAAATTGCTCAAAGGGCTGGTGGTGTTCCCCCCCGGTTACACCAGCGCCCGTTCGATCGCCGGCATCAACAAAGCGCTGGCGAAGTTTCTGACCAGTGTGAAAACGCGGAAAGAAATCGAAGACGGCGCCTACGCGATCGTCGGCAGTCCGGCCACCGTTCGCGACAAGATCAGCCACTACTCGAAGTACCTGGGCGTGGGGAACCTGCTGCACCTGTTCCAGCTGGGCACGTTGCCGGCCGACCTGACGCGTAACAGCATGCGGCTGTTCGCCGAGGAAGTGATGCCGGCCCTGCGCAAGGAAAACCAGACCGCCGCCGCCTGA
- a CDS encoding putative motility protein yields the protein MSAIPGPVASVIQAQQQALSSQIGVAVLGKQQDAAQQQGAAIVELLQAAGQISSPSSDPNVGRKLDTHG from the coding sequence ATGAGTGCGATTCCCGGTCCCGTCGCGTCGGTCATTCAGGCGCAGCAGCAAGCGCTGAGTTCGCAAATTGGCGTCGCTGTGCTGGGTAAACAGCAGGATGCGGCCCAGCAGCAAGGCGCCGCGATTGTGGAACTGCTCCAGGCCGCCGGCCAGATCAGCAGCCCCAGCAGCGACCCGAACGTGGGCCGCAAGCTCGACACGCACGGGTAA
- a CDS encoding S1C family serine protease: MTSVRPTCPHCQRPLEEPQAAGAATADCARSAPVDAPSGEAAIKSSTAAEESPSVAVAVKTDRPLNESYTRFAQREKRRFGMWLRRIPTALCLIGLAAGVMYLLLREPPPTLPREELRVVPPTAVRPRGVRPPAVAAPDRTAVLRAIDQVVVCLETGRPDHPTTLGAGFVVDASGLIVTNYHVIAEATQCRVRFRSGAYYDVVGYAAVSPENDLALLQIADPPPSLETLPVREQAPDPLSTVFAIGHPHGVAFSVYSGAVSRVVATRELSESSQRFLERHLGGLFEHQWIQHTAAISEGNSGGPLLSGDGRLLGVNTWVNRQTGFSYALEAKYLEELLANRLPQMQPLEKYATKEARVAASLQRLSAGRVRRLFEEAQSMHWRPESETSYAALQELAWVVALANLPAEKLLAPGGLTDDTLAELAGLADTIEKDLRGQNWTNLATITLVNEFAASQVAKPLAGAFLFCTIERAFDGDNGARGALARLAGFDQSVFLRLDDRLEQVQPGEQCLVIGVNQNGRVVRYGDNPLRLNIAPEIAVALVIRLKK; this comes from the coding sequence ATGACGTCCGTCCGCCCTACCTGTCCGCACTGCCAGCGCCCGCTTGAGGAGCCACAGGCTGCCGGCGCGGCGACGGCGGACTGCGCCCGTTCGGCGCCTGTTGATGCGCCGTCCGGCGAAGCGGCGATCAAGTCCTCGACAGCGGCCGAGGAGTCGCCGAGCGTCGCGGTCGCCGTCAAAACGGACCGTCCGCTGAACGAATCGTACACCCGTTTCGCCCAGCGGGAGAAGCGGCGTTTCGGCATGTGGCTCCGCCGCATTCCGACCGCGTTATGCCTGATCGGACTGGCCGCCGGGGTCATGTATCTGTTGCTGCGGGAGCCGCCGCCGACGCTCCCGCGCGAAGAACTACGGGTGGTTCCGCCAACGGCGGTTCGCCCCCGGGGCGTGCGGCCTCCAGCAGTTGCGGCGCCGGATCGGACGGCCGTCCTCAGGGCGATCGACCAGGTCGTAGTCTGCCTGGAAACGGGCCGCCCCGATCACCCGACCACGCTGGGGGCTGGCTTTGTGGTCGACGCCTCGGGGTTGATCGTCACCAACTACCATGTGATCGCCGAAGCGACCCAGTGCCGCGTCCGCTTTCGCTCCGGCGCGTACTACGACGTCGTCGGCTATGCGGCCGTCTCTCCTGAGAACGACCTTGCCCTGCTGCAGATCGCCGATCCGCCGCCAAGCCTGGAAACCTTGCCAGTGCGGGAGCAGGCGCCCGACCCTTTGTCGACCGTGTTCGCCATTGGGCATCCCCACGGCGTTGCGTTTTCGGTTTACTCCGGCGCGGTCAGCCGGGTCGTCGCGACCCGCGAGCTGTCGGAAAGTTCGCAGCGTTTTCTGGAGCGTCACCTGGGCGGCCTGTTTGAACATCAATGGATCCAGCACACGGCCGCCATCAGCGAAGGGAACAGCGGCGGCCCGCTGCTTTCCGGCGACGGCCGGCTGCTGGGCGTGAACACCTGGGTCAATCGCCAGACCGGCTTTAGTTACGCCCTGGAGGCGAAGTACCTGGAAGAGTTACTGGCGAACCGACTGCCGCAGATGCAGCCTTTGGAAAAGTACGCCACCAAGGAGGCCCGCGTGGCGGCCTCCCTGCAGCGACTGTCGGCCGGACGCGTGCGGCGACTTTTCGAAGAAGCCCAGTCGATGCACTGGCGACCGGAATCCGAGACTTCCTACGCGGCCCTGCAGGAACTGGCCTGGGTGGTCGCCCTGGCGAATTTACCGGCCGAGAAGCTCCTGGCGCCGGGCGGCCTGACAGACGACACGCTGGCGGAACTCGCCGGCCTGGCCGATACGATCGAGAAGGACCTGCGCGGGCAGAACTGGACAAACCTGGCGACCATCACGCTGGTCAATGAGTTCGCCGCCAGCCAGGTCGCCAAACCGCTGGCGGGCGCTTTTCTGTTCTGCACGATTGAACGGGCCTTCGACGGCGACAACGGAGCCCGGGGGGCGCTAGCCCGCCTTGCCGGCTTTGACCAGTCGGTCTTCCTGCGACTTGACGATCGCCTGGAGCAGGTGCAGCCGGGCGAGCAATGCCTGGTGATTGGCGTGAACCAGAACGGCCGCGTGGTGCGTTACGGCGATAACCCGCTGCGGCTGAATATCGCGCCGGAAATCGCCGTCGCCCTGGTGATCAGGCTAAAGAAGTAG
- a CDS encoding sulfotransferase family protein translates to MSTMTPASSAVSKPKKQKTNAYPFYSPRFWHGMELGPWLKLCVRHHFRVHLFRWPMAALITPTAMMNSSMSFLQRAMYGKQIAETPLEEPPVFIVGHWRSGTTHLHELLCCDERFAWPSTYECFAPHHFLVSESWLPKMLWWLLPSKRPMDNMAAGFERPQEDEFALVALGAPTPYTRMAFPNEPPEYTELLDMVDVPEPVMQSFQQAVRQFLQALTLRKKKRLMLKSPPHTGRVGVLAEMFPGARFVHISRDPMSLFPSTMRLWQSLDAAQSLQAPSHADLEEMVFSWLEKMYAGFEAQRKTIDPAHLYDLRYEDLVRDPIGEVRAIYERLELGDFEAMRPQLEAYLATQKSYSPNKHELEPELREKIRARWGGYMERYGYTDE, encoded by the coding sequence ATGTCGACCATGACTCCCGCATCTTCCGCCGTTTCGAAACCGAAAAAACAGAAAACGAACGCCTACCCGTTCTATTCCCCCCGCTTCTGGCACGGTATGGAACTGGGTCCCTGGCTGAAGTTGTGCGTGCGGCATCACTTTCGCGTGCACCTGTTTCGCTGGCCGATGGCTGCGCTCATTACGCCGACGGCGATGATGAATTCGTCGATGTCGTTCCTGCAGCGGGCCATGTACGGCAAACAGATCGCCGAAACCCCGCTGGAAGAGCCGCCGGTGTTTATCGTCGGCCACTGGCGCAGCGGGACCACCCACCTGCACGAACTACTCTGTTGCGACGAGCGGTTTGCCTGGCCCAGCACGTATGAGTGCTTTGCGCCGCACCATTTTCTGGTGTCGGAATCATGGCTGCCGAAAATGCTCTGGTGGCTGCTGCCCAGCAAACGTCCCATGGATAACATGGCCGCCGGTTTTGAACGCCCCCAGGAAGATGAGTTCGCCCTGGTCGCGCTCGGCGCTCCCACGCCGTACACGCGCATGGCGTTCCCCAACGAGCCGCCCGAATATACCGAGTTGCTCGACATGGTTGACGTGCCAGAGCCCGTCATGCAGTCGTTCCAGCAGGCGGTGCGGCAGTTCCTGCAGGCGCTCACCCTGCGGAAGAAGAAGCGGCTGATGCTCAAGTCGCCGCCGCATACGGGCCGCGTCGGCGTGCTGGCGGAAATGTTCCCTGGCGCCCGGTTTGTGCACATCTCGCGCGATCCAATGTCGCTGTTCCCGTCGACGATGCGGTTATGGCAATCGCTCGATGCGGCCCAGTCGCTGCAGGCGCCCAGCCATGCGGATCTGGAAGAGATGGTCTTCAGCTGGCTGGAAAAAATGTACGCCGGCTTTGAAGCCCAGCGGAAGACGATCGACCCGGCCCATCTGTACGATCTGCGTTACGAAGATCTGGTGCGGGATCCGATCGGCGAAGTACGCGCCATTTACGAGCGTCTGGAACTGGGCGACTTCGAGGCGATGCGGCCGCAACTGGAAGCGTATCTGGCGACCCAGAAAAGCTACTCGCCCAACAAGCACGAGCTGGAGCCCGAACTACGCGAAAAGATCCGCGCCCGCTGGGGCGGCTACATGGAACGATACGGCTACACGGATGAGTAA
- a CDS encoding alpha/beta fold hydrolase, protein MKNSTVAFETIFVDVAGKKTQLTRGGDGPPLLYLHSAGGETDWMPFHDLLAQHYTVYAPAHPGFALSEGLDEIDDLGDMVWHYVDLMETLGLTNVPVVGFSLGAWLGLELAIVRPELVQKLVIVAAAGLRVEGSPMAELFIDDFDKLRKLIFHDVDHPSVKLAMPDSLDDPRILLWLRAREATARVAWNPYLHNPKLPNHLRRIGCPVQVIWGREDLLIPVAHGEYYAQHLPHAQLQVIEDCGHMVPFEKCNEFVDATLSFLEQTAPVASTSCGA, encoded by the coding sequence ATGAAAAATTCGACTGTCGCCTTTGAAACTATTTTTGTCGATGTCGCGGGGAAGAAAACGCAGCTGACCCGCGGCGGCGACGGCCCGCCGCTGCTCTATCTGCACAGTGCGGGCGGCGAGACGGACTGGATGCCGTTCCACGATCTGCTGGCCCAGCATTACACCGTGTACGCGCCGGCCCATCCGGGCTTTGCGTTATCGGAAGGGTTGGACGAGATCGACGACCTGGGCGACATGGTCTGGCACTACGTCGATCTGATGGAAACGCTTGGCCTGACGAATGTGCCGGTCGTCGGTTTCTCGCTCGGCGCCTGGCTGGGGCTGGAGCTGGCGATTGTCCGGCCGGAGCTGGTGCAGAAGCTGGTGATCGTGGCCGCGGCCGGTTTGCGCGTCGAGGGGTCGCCGATGGCGGAGCTGTTCATCGACGACTTCGACAAACTGCGGAAGCTGATCTTTCACGACGTCGACCATCCGTCGGTCAAGCTGGCGATGCCTGACTCGCTGGACGACCCGCGCATCCTGCTCTGGCTGCGAGCGCGGGAAGCCACGGCCCGGGTGGCCTGGAACCCCTACCTGCACAATCCCAAGCTGCCGAACCATTTGCGTCGGATCGGCTGCCCGGTGCAAGTGATCTGGGGCCGCGAAGATCTGCTCATCCCCGTGGCCCACGGCGAGTACTACGCCCAGCACCTGCCGCATGCGCAGCTGCAGGTCATCGAAGACTGCGGCCACATGGTCCCGTTCGAGAAGTGCAACGAGTTCGTCGACGCCACGCTCAGCTTCCTGGAGCAGACCGCCCCGGTAGCCAGCACCTCTTGCGGCGCGTAA
- a CDS encoding alpha/beta hydrolase yields MLNQIALRLVLPLALLIATLAAADATAQRPQREVKWVNPQVANVKGLEHKVLASKSLGHDVGYAVWTPPGYDAKGATRYPVIYFLHGAGGTEASDSGGFSSMVAGKIRQGDFPPAICVFPNGGMSGYRDPVEAMIIDELIPRIDHDYATRAEAAGRAIAGFSMGGAGAVRLAILHPELFCAAGSWGGALSRRGSGEDSPLLPAAKTAARTLQANHFELLTINGDQDLPAGFTPLGKVLKPLEIPHQVVTLPDTKHNLGHYYERSAETMLTFLARRLRGE; encoded by the coding sequence ATGCTGAATCAAATTGCCTTGCGTCTTGTACTGCCGCTTGCCTTGCTGATCGCTACGCTAGCGGCCGCAGATGCGACCGCCCAGCGGCCGCAACGTGAGGTCAAATGGGTGAATCCCCAAGTAGCTAACGTGAAAGGCCTGGAGCACAAAGTGCTGGCCAGCAAGTCGCTGGGGCACGACGTCGGCTATGCGGTATGGACGCCGCCCGGCTATGACGCCAAAGGGGCAACGCGCTATCCGGTCATCTATTTTCTGCATGGCGCCGGGGGAACCGAGGCGTCGGATTCTGGCGGCTTTTCGTCGATGGTGGCGGGAAAAATTCGCCAAGGAGACTTTCCGCCGGCCATTTGCGTTTTCCCCAACGGCGGGATGAGCGGTTATCGCGATCCGGTGGAAGCGATGATCATTGACGAATTGATTCCGCGGATCGATCACGACTACGCGACCCGGGCGGAAGCAGCCGGTCGGGCAATCGCGGGATTCTCCATGGGAGGCGCCGGAGCGGTGCGGCTGGCGATTCTGCACCCGGAACTCTTTTGCGCCGCGGGCAGTTGGGGCGGGGCGCTGTCACGTCGAGGCAGCGGAGAGGACAGCCCCCTGTTACCCGCCGCCAAGACTGCCGCGAGAACCCTGCAGGCCAATCACTTTGAACTGCTCACCATCAACGGCGATCAGGACCTTCCCGCCGGCTTCACGCCCTTGGGCAAGGTGCTCAAACCGCTGGAGATTCCACACCAGGTCGTGACGCTCCCGGACACGAAGCACAACCTGGGTCACTACTACGAACGGTCTGCCGAGACCATGCTGACCTTCCTGGCCAGGCGACTTCGAGGCGAATAG
- a CDS encoding exo-rhamnogalacturonan lyase family protein: MREKPKSVFPAEGIPLQVTAPAPADVKTWHFRTGVPLGLGALKTGEQLALFCGEREIPVQTEVLATWGPPDSEFGQAVKWLGVDFVDAAAKGESLEYRLKRAMPADTERLLRIEETAQTITVDNGRLRFVISKPGSPQGLNLFQSVEVDGKPVIVSGSQSGAYLVDGQGREFCAALDATAELRVEMQGPQAAVIRAEGWFVNPDAEVAVPAGEPQARPQGGFCRFVTRIDVAAGQPDVRLQHTFVLTEDSEKTTYGDIGFRLPLAPGKTTVQFGGVDETFTEPVHLLQKSWDAFDLVAGNKTQVQGEAAEGWVRAGKLGLAVRDFWQNFPLELEADPAAGQLAVHFWPKHGAPRMETSETLSDDNAWRLPFVHSGSQLDFRVPQALKDARQFKALHAGGYAPKMYLANAIGIAKTHELLINFDAEQDFPDRAAVFQANGQMLPGAEAIAATKVFGPIPAADPEKYPLIEHRFNNSMKWIIRSKDAFGSFGMWNYGDVQMMFVTKHGMVWPDYRRLWGATHYNNARVAWWLAWRSGDQEILQHARRETQHLIDVDHCHWTNAFFTSLEQQPTDSARKEVGGLCDYKGVVHWHCGDGGSYNACLDYMLYDYYFTGNRRAWDVAQEHGDYITRTAAQNIGRGAAGQSDTLVEYYQATWNPKVGEKLRHHAERIMATPADQHDDLLDWTPWLQRYWELTHDPGARDYLLDWVENRGGGRLYLDSYAWYMTGDRDYATRCARTILRNSLTTAVRDDENDGVIGRFWKSWTDGVTAELLSLAAARSTETTLADFQPEEWPYWVGWNVMSPPTFSRSLVADYFGGTFPWPDQDQARITAVIHHEGGRPTPLWVGSIQQDPRGVNFRVTAPSGSIVSEFFRPGYWRVIQGSSREGPTALRKTWPPKVNPGDKVQIEDREFTVNKYRQVVIESQPLTSQDSLYELASRRVVLDEKNAPGFYTVTYDGTLLQPVPLLPPDRKIWLKVGAESTMRLAGFQYFYVPQETEHFELSFLPGYTRDRFDNKLELAAGAILNPDADPVAPIRCGLETRPNVVRIDVPPQHRGKTWCIAGSGYCLTAMEGVPPYLSPSFRTFASEPRVPTLSQPE; the protein is encoded by the coding sequence TTGCGAGAAAAGCCGAAGTCCGTCTTTCCGGCCGAGGGGATTCCCTTGCAGGTGACGGCTCCGGCGCCGGCGGATGTGAAGACCTGGCATTTCCGCACCGGCGTGCCGCTGGGCCTGGGGGCGTTGAAAACGGGGGAGCAGCTGGCGCTCTTTTGCGGGGAACGGGAGATTCCCGTACAGACCGAAGTGCTGGCGACCTGGGGGCCGCCGGACAGCGAGTTCGGCCAGGCTGTGAAGTGGCTGGGCGTCGATTTTGTCGATGCGGCGGCGAAAGGCGAGTCGCTCGAATACCGTTTGAAGCGAGCCATGCCGGCGGATACCGAACGTCTCTTGCGCATCGAGGAAACGGCCCAAACGATCACGGTCGACAATGGTCGCCTCCGGTTCGTGATTTCCAAACCGGGCTCGCCGCAAGGGTTGAATCTGTTCCAGTCCGTTGAGGTCGATGGGAAGCCGGTGATCGTTTCCGGCAGCCAGTCCGGCGCGTATCTGGTCGACGGGCAAGGTCGCGAGTTCTGCGCCGCCCTCGATGCCACCGCCGAACTGCGCGTGGAGATGCAAGGACCCCAGGCCGCTGTGATTCGCGCGGAGGGCTGGTTTGTGAATCCCGACGCAGAGGTCGCCGTTCCGGCCGGCGAGCCGCAGGCCAGGCCGCAGGGCGGCTTCTGTCGGTTCGTGACGCGCATCGATGTCGCCGCCGGCCAGCCCGATGTGCGCCTGCAGCACACCTTTGTGCTGACGGAGGATTCGGAGAAGACGACGTACGGCGATATCGGCTTCCGCTTGCCGCTGGCTCCCGGCAAGACGACCGTGCAGTTCGGCGGCGTCGACGAAACGTTCACCGAGCCCGTGCATCTGCTGCAGAAGTCGTGGGACGCATTCGACTTGGTCGCTGGGAACAAAACGCAAGTCCAGGGCGAGGCCGCCGAGGGCTGGGTCCGGGCCGGAAAGCTGGGTCTGGCCGTTCGCGATTTCTGGCAGAACTTTCCGCTGGAACTGGAAGCCGATCCGGCCGCCGGGCAACTGGCCGTTCATTTCTGGCCGAAGCACGGCGCCCCGCGCATGGAGACGAGCGAAACGCTCAGCGATGACAATGCCTGGCGGTTGCCCTTCGTCCATTCGGGCAGCCAGCTCGACTTCCGCGTGCCCCAGGCACTGAAAGACGCACGCCAGTTCAAGGCCCTGCATGCGGGCGGCTATGCCCCGAAAATGTATCTGGCCAACGCGATCGGCATCGCCAAAACGCACGAGCTGCTGATCAACTTCGATGCGGAGCAGGACTTTCCCGACCGCGCGGCCGTGTTCCAGGCGAACGGCCAGATGCTGCCTGGTGCGGAAGCGATCGCCGCGACGAAAGTCTTTGGCCCTATCCCGGCGGCCGATCCCGAAAAGTATCCGCTGATCGAACACCGTTTCAACAACAGCATGAAATGGATCATTCGCAGCAAGGATGCGTTCGGCAGTTTCGGCATGTGGAACTACGGCGACGTGCAGATGATGTTCGTCACGAAACACGGCATGGTCTGGCCCGACTACCGCCGGCTGTGGGGAGCGACGCATTACAACAACGCCCGGGTGGCGTGGTGGCTGGCCTGGCGGAGCGGCGACCAGGAGATCCTGCAGCACGCCCGTCGCGAAACGCAGCATCTGATCGATGTGGACCACTGCCACTGGACCAATGCGTTCTTCACCTCGCTGGAGCAGCAGCCGACCGACAGCGCCCGCAAAGAGGTGGGCGGTCTGTGCGACTACAAAGGGGTCGTCCACTGGCACTGCGGCGACGGCGGTTCTTATAACGCCTGCCTGGATTACATGCTGTACGACTACTACTTCACCGGCAATCGCCGGGCGTGGGATGTGGCGCAAGAGCACGGCGATTACATCACGCGGACCGCCGCCCAGAACATCGGCCGCGGCGCCGCGGGTCAATCGGATACGCTGGTGGAGTACTACCAGGCGACCTGGAATCCCAAGGTGGGCGAGAAGCTGCGGCATCATGCGGAACGGATCATGGCGACGCCTGCCGACCAGCACGACGATCTGCTCGACTGGACGCCGTGGCTGCAGCGGTACTGGGAGCTGACCCACGATCCGGGGGCGCGTGACTATCTGCTGGACTGGGTTGAGAACCGCGGCGGCGGACGCCTTTATCTTGACAGTTACGCCTGGTACATGACGGGGGATCGCGACTACGCCACGCGTTGCGCCCGCACGATTCTGCGCAACTCGCTGACTACGGCGGTGCGGGACGACGAAAACGACGGCGTGATCGGGCGTTTCTGGAAGAGCTGGACCGACGGCGTCACGGCGGAACTGCTGTCGCTGGCCGCGGCCCGTTCGACAGAGACGACGCTGGCCGATTTCCAGCCCGAGGAGTGGCCGTACTGGGTCGGCTGGAATGTGATGTCGCCGCCGACCTTCTCACGGAGTCTGGTCGCCGACTATTTTGGCGGGACCTTTCCCTGGCCCGATCAGGATCAGGCCCGCATCACGGCCGTGATTCATCACGAAGGCGGCCGGCCGACTCCCCTGTGGGTGGGCAGCATCCAGCAGGATCCCCGCGGCGTGAACTTTCGCGTCACGGCCCCCAGCGGTTCGATTGTCAGCGAGTTCTTTCGTCCTGGCTACTGGCGCGTGATCCAGGGGAGTTCGCGCGAAGGCCCGACTGCATTGCGAAAAACATGGCCGCCAAAGGTAAATCCCGGCGACAAAGTGCAGATCGAAGACCGCGAGTTTACGGTCAACAAGTACCGTCAGGTGGTGATCGAATCGCAGCCGCTGACCAGTCAGGACAGCCTGTACGAACTGGCCTCGCGGCGGGTGGTGCTGGACGAAAAGAATGCACCTGGCTTTTACACCGTGACTTACGACGGCACCCTGCTGCAGCCGGTTCCCCTGTTGCCGCCGGACCGAAAGATCTGGCTGAAAGTCGGTGCGGAATCGACCATGCGGTTGGCCGGATTCCAGTACTTCTATGTACCGCAGGAGACGGAGCATTTTGAACTCAGCTTCCTGCCTGGCTACACGCGGGATCGCTTTGATAACAAGCTGGAGCTGGCGGCCGGCGCCATTTTGAACCCCGACGCCGATCCGGTCGCGCCGATCCGCTGCGGCTTAGAGACGCGCCCTAACGTGGTGCGGATCGACGTGCCGCCCCAGCACCGCGGCAAAACCTGGTGCATCGCCGGATCGGGATACTGTCTGACCGCAATGGAGGGGGTGCCGCCTTACCTTTCGCCCTCGTTCCGCACCTTCGCCAGCGAGCCGCGCGTACCGACCTTGTCGCAGCCGGAGTAA